The following coding sequences lie in one Arabidopsis thaliana chromosome 3, partial sequence genomic window:
- the SULTR4;2 gene encoding sulfate transporter 4;2 (sulfate transporter 4;2 (SULTR4;2); FUNCTIONS IN: sulfate transmembrane transporter activity; INVOLVED IN: sulfate transport, transport, transmembrane transport; LOCATED IN: integral to membrane, membrane; EXPRESSED IN: 22 plant structures; EXPRESSED DURING: 13 growth stages; CONTAINS InterPro DOMAIN/s: Sulphate transporter (InterPro:IPR011547), Sulphate transporter/antisigma-factor antagonist STAS (InterPro:IPR002645), Sulphate anion transporter, conserved site (InterPro:IPR018045), Sulphate anion transporter (InterPro:IPR001902); BEST Arabidopsis thaliana protein match is: sulfate transporter 4.1 (TAIR:AT5G13550.1).) has translation MSLAVKIIPLQYPDSTSSDPHCHSIPFNDFFSRWTAKIKRMTFFDWIDAIFPCFLWIRTYRWHQYFKLDLMAGITVGIMLVPQAMSYARLAGLQPIYGLYSSFVPVFVYAVFGSSRQLAVGPVALVSLLVSNALSGIVDPSEELYTELAILLALMVGIFESIMGFLRLGWLIRFISHSVISGFTTASAVVIGLSQLKYFLGYSVSRSSKIMPVIDSIIAGADQFKWPPFLLGCTILVILLVMKHVGKAKKELRFIRAAGPLTGLALGTIIAKVFHPPSITLVGDIPQGLPKFSFPKSFDHAKLLLPTSALITGVAILESVGIAKALAAKNRYELDSNSELFGLGVANIFGSLFSAYPTTGSFSRSAVNSESEAKTGLSGLVTGIIIGCSLLFLTPMFKFIPQCALAAIVISAVSGLVDYEGAIFLWRVDKRDFTLWTITSTTTLFFGIEIGVLIGVGFSLAFVIHESANPHIAVLGRLPGTTVYRNMKQYPEAYTYNGIVIVRIDAPIYFANISYIKDRLREYEVAIDKHTSKGPDMERIYFVILEMSPVTYIDSSAVEALKDLYEEYKTRGIQLAISNPNKEVLLTLARAGIVELIGKEWFFVRVHDAVQVCVHYVNRPTDVEESSKPSLWRRSGLKNSSTYTEVESNIVLEEPLLSREK, from the exons ATGTCCCTCGCCGTCAAG ATCATTCCTCTCCAGTATCCCGATTCCACCTCTTCTGATCCTCACTGTCACTCCATTCCCTTTAATGATTTCTTCTCCCGATGGACGGCGAAGATCAAGCGCATGACGTTCTTCGACTGGATTGATGCAATATTTCCTTGCTTCCTTTGGATTCGGACTTACCGGTGGCATCAGTACTTTAAGCTCGATCTTATGGCTGGTATCACCGTCGGTATCATGCTTGTTCCCCAG GCAATGTCGTATGCAAGGTTAGCTGGGCTTCAACCAATATACGGTCTAT ACTCCTCATTTGTGCCGGTATTCGTGTATGCCGTCTTCGGTTCATCCCGTCAGCTTGCAGTTGGACCTGTAGCATTAGTTTCCCTTCTCGTTTCTAATGCCTTGAGTGGAATTGTTGATCCATCTGAAGAATTATACACTGAGCTTGCCATTTTGTTGGCTCTTATGGTCGGAATATTTGAGAGCATTATGGGGTTCTTGAG GCTTGGATGGCTTATTCGTTTCATAAGTCACTCAGTCATTTCTGGATTTACAACTGCTTCAGCTGTTGTAATTGGGTTATCCCAACTGAAATACTTCCTAGGGTATAGCGTTTCTCGGAGCAGCAAGATTATGCCAGTAATTGATAGCATAATAGCTGGAGCTGATCAG TTTAAGTGGCCACCTTTCTTGTTGGGATGTACCATTCTGGTGATCCTTTTAGTAATGAAGCATGTG GGAAAAGCAAAGAAGGAACTTCGGTTCATACGAGCAGCAGGACCGCTCACAGGTCTTGCTCTTGGTACAATCATTGCAAAAGTGTTCCATCCACCTTCCATCACACTG GTGGGAGATATACCTCAGGGACTTCCAAAGTTTTCTTTCCCAAAAAGTTTTGATCATGCCAAATTACTGCTTCCAACATCGGCTCTCATTACTGGTGTTGCCATCTTG GAATCTGTAGGTATTGCGAAAGCACTAGCCGCGAAAAATAGATACGAATTGGATTCAAATTCAGAG TTGTTTGGTCTTGGCGTTGCAAATATATTTGGGTCACTATTCTCTGCATATCCAACTACAG GATCCTTTTCTAGGTCAGCTGTGAATAGCGAAAGTGAAGCCAAGACTGGTCTATCAGGCCTTGTAACAGGAATCATCATTGGATGTTCTCTACTGTTCTTGACCCCAATGTTCAAATTTATACCACAG TGTGCTTTAGCAGCAATAGTTATCTCTGCTGTTAGTGGTTTG GTGGACTATGAAGGGGCAATCTTTCTGTGGCGTGTGGACAAGAGAGATTTTACTCTTTGGACCATCACTAGCACCACCACTTTGTTCTTTGGAATAGAGATTGGGGTCCTCATTGGT GTTGGTTTTTCACTTGCATTTGTTATACACGAGTCTGCAAACCCTCATATAG CTGTCTTGGGGCGTCTTCCAGGGACCACTGTGTACAGAAACATGAAACAGTATCCAGAGGCATACACTTACAACGGGATTGTGATTGTTCGAATCGATGCTCCCATTTATTTTGCCAACATAAGCTACATCAAGGACAG GCTACGAGAATATGAAGTTGCTATCGACAAACACACAAGCAAGGGCCCAGATATGGAGAGGATCTACTTTGTTATCCTGGAAATGTCTC CTGTCACATACATCGACTCGAGCGCTGTAGaagctttaaaagatttgtaCGAGGAGTATAAAACAAGGGGCATTCAG CTAGCGATTTCGAACCCAAACAAAGAGGTTCTCTTGACTCTAGCAAGAGCAGGCATTGTGGAACTTATTGGCAAAGAATGGTTCTTCGTGAGAGTACATGACGCAGTCCAAGTTTGTGTTCATTACGTCAATAGACCCACAGATGTAGAAGAAAGCAGCAAACCAAGCTTATGGAGAAGAAGCGGCCTGAAAAACTCATCGACCTACACTGAAGTTGAATCGAACATAGTTTTAGAGGAACCATTGTTGTcaagagagaaatag
- the SULTR4;2 gene encoding sulfate transporter 4;2 (sulfate transporter 4;2 (SULTR4;2); FUNCTIONS IN: sulfate transmembrane transporter activity; INVOLVED IN: sulfate transport, transport, transmembrane transport; LOCATED IN: integral to membrane, membrane; EXPRESSED IN: 22 plant structures; EXPRESSED DURING: 13 growth stages; CONTAINS InterPro DOMAIN/s: Sulphate transporter (InterPro:IPR011547), Sulphate transporter/antisigma-factor antagonist STAS (InterPro:IPR002645), Sulphate anion transporter, conserved site (InterPro:IPR018045), Sulphate anion transporter (InterPro:IPR001902); BEST Arabidopsis thaliana protein match is: sulfate transporter 4.1 (TAIR:AT5G13550.1); Has 12030 Blast hits to 11931 proteins in 2162 species: Archae - 35; Bacteria - 7744; Metazoa - 1170; Fungi - 435; Plants - 553; Viruses - 0; Other Eukaryotes - 2093 (source: NCBI BLink).), with amino-acid sequence MSLAVKDLSTASSSSSKAIPVKIIPLQYPDSTSSDPHCHSIPFNDFFSRWTAKIKRMTFFDWIDAIFPCFLWIRTYRWHQYFKLDLMAGITVGIMLVPQAMSYARLAGLQPIYGLYSSFVPVFVYAVFGSSRQLAVGPVALVSLLVSNALSGIVDPSEELYTELAILLALMVGIFESIMGFLRLGWLIRFISHSVISGFTTASAVVIGLSQLKYFLGYSVSRSSKIMPVIDSIIAGADQFKWPPFLLGCTILVILLVMKHVGKAKKELRFIRAAGPLTGLALGTIIAKVFHPPSITLVGDIPQGLPKFSFPKSFDHAKLLLPTSALITGVAILESVGIAKALAAKNRYELDSNSELFGLGVANIFGSLFSAYPTTGSFSRSAVNSESEAKTGLSGLVTGIIIGCSLLFLTPMFKFIPQCALAAIVISAVSGLVDYEGAIFLWRVDKRDFTLWTITSTTTLFFGIEIGVLIGVGFSLAFVIHESANPHIAVLGRLPGTTVYRNMKQYPEAYTYNGIVIVRIDAPIYFANISYIKDRLREYEVAIDKHTSKGPDMERIYFVILEMSPVTYIDSSAVEALKDLYEEYKTRGIQLAISNPNKEVLLTLARAGIVELIGKEWFFVRVHDAVQVCVHYVNRPTDVEESSKPSLWRRSGLKNSSTYTEVESNIVLEEPLLSREK; translated from the exons ATGTCCCTCGCCGTCAAGGATCTCTCCACCGCTTCATCCTCTTCATCTAAGGCGATTCCGGTCAAGATCATTCCTCTCCAGTATCCCGATTCCACCTCTTCTGATCCTCACTGTCACTCCATTCCCTTTAATGATTTCTTCTCCCGATGGACGGCGAAGATCAAGCGCATGACGTTCTTCGACTGGATTGATGCAATATTTCCTTGCTTCCTTTGGATTCGGACTTACCGGTGGCATCAGTACTTTAAGCTCGATCTTATGGCTGGTATCACCGTCGGTATCATGCTTGTTCCCCAG GCAATGTCGTATGCAAGGTTAGCTGGGCTTCAACCAATATACGGTCTAT ACTCCTCATTTGTGCCGGTATTCGTGTATGCCGTCTTCGGTTCATCCCGTCAGCTTGCAGTTGGACCTGTAGCATTAGTTTCCCTTCTCGTTTCTAATGCCTTGAGTGGAATTGTTGATCCATCTGAAGAATTATACACTGAGCTTGCCATTTTGTTGGCTCTTATGGTCGGAATATTTGAGAGCATTATGGGGTTCTTGAG GCTTGGATGGCTTATTCGTTTCATAAGTCACTCAGTCATTTCTGGATTTACAACTGCTTCAGCTGTTGTAATTGGGTTATCCCAACTGAAATACTTCCTAGGGTATAGCGTTTCTCGGAGCAGCAAGATTATGCCAGTAATTGATAGCATAATAGCTGGAGCTGATCAG TTTAAGTGGCCACCTTTCTTGTTGGGATGTACCATTCTGGTGATCCTTTTAGTAATGAAGCATGTG GGAAAAGCAAAGAAGGAACTTCGGTTCATACGAGCAGCAGGACCGCTCACAGGTCTTGCTCTTGGTACAATCATTGCAAAAGTGTTCCATCCACCTTCCATCACACTG GTGGGAGATATACCTCAGGGACTTCCAAAGTTTTCTTTCCCAAAAAGTTTTGATCATGCCAAATTACTGCTTCCAACATCGGCTCTCATTACTGGTGTTGCCATCTTG GAATCTGTAGGTATTGCGAAAGCACTAGCCGCGAAAAATAGATACGAATTGGATTCAAATTCAGAG TTGTTTGGTCTTGGCGTTGCAAATATATTTGGGTCACTATTCTCTGCATATCCAACTACAG GATCCTTTTCTAGGTCAGCTGTGAATAGCGAAAGTGAAGCCAAGACTGGTCTATCAGGCCTTGTAACAGGAATCATCATTGGATGTTCTCTACTGTTCTTGACCCCAATGTTCAAATTTATACCACAG TGTGCTTTAGCAGCAATAGTTATCTCTGCTGTTAGTGGTTTG GTGGACTATGAAGGGGCAATCTTTCTGTGGCGTGTGGACAAGAGAGATTTTACTCTTTGGACCATCACTAGCACCACCACTTTGTTCTTTGGAATAGAGATTGGGGTCCTCATTGGT GTTGGTTTTTCACTTGCATTTGTTATACACGAGTCTGCAAACCCTCATATAG CTGTCTTGGGGCGTCTTCCAGGGACCACTGTGTACAGAAACATGAAACAGTATCCAGAGGCATACACTTACAACGGGATTGTGATTGTTCGAATCGATGCTCCCATTTATTTTGCCAACATAAGCTACATCAAGGACAG GCTACGAGAATATGAAGTTGCTATCGACAAACACACAAGCAAGGGCCCAGATATGGAGAGGATCTACTTTGTTATCCTGGAAATGTCTC CTGTCACATACATCGACTCGAGCGCTGTAGaagctttaaaagatttgtaCGAGGAGTATAAAACAAGGGGCATTCAG CTAGCGATTTCGAACCCAAACAAAGAGGTTCTCTTGACTCTAGCAAGAGCAGGCATTGTGGAACTTATTGGCAAAGAATGGTTCTTCGTGAGAGTACATGACGCAGTCCAAGTTTGTGTTCATTACGTCAATAGACCCACAGATGTAGAAGAAAGCAGCAAACCAAGCTTATGGAGAAGAAGCGGCCTGAAAAACTCATCGACCTACACTGAAGTTGAATCGAACATAGTTTTAGAGGAACCATTGTTGTcaagagagaaatag
- the SULTR4;2 gene encoding sulfate transporter 4;2: protein MSLAVKDLSTASSSSSKAIPVKIIPLQYPDSTSSDPHCHSIPFNDFFSRWTAKIKRMTFFDWIDAIFPCFLWIRTYRWHQYFKLDLMAGITVGIMLVPQAMSYARLAGLQPIYGLYSSFVPVFVYAVFGSSRQLAVGPVALVSLLVSNALSGIVDPSEELYTELAILLALMVGIFESIMGFLRLGWLIRFISHSVISGFTTASAVVIGLSQLKYFLGYSVSRSSKIMPVIDSIIAGADQFKWPPFLLGCTILVILLVMKHVGKAKKELRFIRAAGPLTGLALGTIIAKVFHPPSITLVGDIPQGLPKFSFPKSFDHAKLLLPTSALITGVAILESVGIAKALAAKNRYELDSNSELFGLGVANIFGSLFSAYPTTGSFSRSAVNSESEAKTGLSGLVTGIIIGCSLLFLTPMFKFIPQCALAAIVISAVSGLVDYEGAIFLWRVDKRDFTLWTITSTTTLFFGIEIGVLIGVGFSLAFVIHESANPHIAVLGRLPGTTVYRNMKQYPEAYTYNGIVIVRIDAPIYFANISYIKDR from the exons ATGTCCCTCGCCGTCAAGGATCTCTCCACCGCTTCATCCTCTTCATCTAAGGCGATTCCGGTCAAGATCATTCCTCTCCAGTATCCCGATTCCACCTCTTCTGATCCTCACTGTCACTCCATTCCCTTTAATGATTTCTTCTCCCGATGGACGGCGAAGATCAAGCGCATGACGTTCTTCGACTGGATTGATGCAATATTTCCTTGCTTCCTTTGGATTCGGACTTACCGGTGGCATCAGTACTTTAAGCTCGATCTTATGGCTGGTATCACCGTCGGTATCATGCTTGTTCCCCAG GCAATGTCGTATGCAAGGTTAGCTGGGCTTCAACCAATATACGGTCTAT ACTCCTCATTTGTGCCGGTATTCGTGTATGCCGTCTTCGGTTCATCCCGTCAGCTTGCAGTTGGACCTGTAGCATTAGTTTCCCTTCTCGTTTCTAATGCCTTGAGTGGAATTGTTGATCCATCTGAAGAATTATACACTGAGCTTGCCATTTTGTTGGCTCTTATGGTCGGAATATTTGAGAGCATTATGGGGTTCTTGAG GCTTGGATGGCTTATTCGTTTCATAAGTCACTCAGTCATTTCTGGATTTACAACTGCTTCAGCTGTTGTAATTGGGTTATCCCAACTGAAATACTTCCTAGGGTATAGCGTTTCTCGGAGCAGCAAGATTATGCCAGTAATTGATAGCATAATAGCTGGAGCTGATCAG TTTAAGTGGCCACCTTTCTTGTTGGGATGTACCATTCTGGTGATCCTTTTAGTAATGAAGCATGTG GGAAAAGCAAAGAAGGAACTTCGGTTCATACGAGCAGCAGGACCGCTCACAGGTCTTGCTCTTGGTACAATCATTGCAAAAGTGTTCCATCCACCTTCCATCACACTG GTGGGAGATATACCTCAGGGACTTCCAAAGTTTTCTTTCCCAAAAAGTTTTGATCATGCCAAATTACTGCTTCCAACATCGGCTCTCATTACTGGTGTTGCCATCTTG GAATCTGTAGGTATTGCGAAAGCACTAGCCGCGAAAAATAGATACGAATTGGATTCAAATTCAGAG TTGTTTGGTCTTGGCGTTGCAAATATATTTGGGTCACTATTCTCTGCATATCCAACTACAG GATCCTTTTCTAGGTCAGCTGTGAATAGCGAAAGTGAAGCCAAGACTGGTCTATCAGGCCTTGTAACAGGAATCATCATTGGATGTTCTCTACTGTTCTTGACCCCAATGTTCAAATTTATACCACAG TGTGCTTTAGCAGCAATAGTTATCTCTGCTGTTAGTGGTTTG GTGGACTATGAAGGGGCAATCTTTCTGTGGCGTGTGGACAAGAGAGATTTTACTCTTTGGACCATCACTAGCACCACCACTTTGTTCTTTGGAATAGAGATTGGGGTCCTCATTGGT GTTGGTTTTTCACTTGCATTTGTTATACACGAGTCTGCAAACCCTCATATAG CTGTCTTGGGGCGTCTTCCAGGGACCACTGTGTACAGAAACATGAAACAGTATCCAGAGGCATACACTTACAACGGGATTGTGATTGTTCGAATCGATGCTCCCATTTATTTTGCCAACATAAGCTACATCAAGGACAGGTGA
- the PSF2 gene encoding PSF2, with translation MAGQTDPHISLFSPQEVEFMAEDELVEIVPNMNMEQLNFISGDFGRFIPQIPTKVPLWLAVALKRRGKCTFRPPGWMSVDNLTQILEAERESQSTFQALPFSYVEIARLLFDHARDDIPDMYMVRSLVEDIRDVRLHKLETNLGSFQGTSAVKISNVSAMEVNIVRPFVIRALEAFYKHDKPEADVDRDTRSSRQQRETNNEPRRPLRQR, from the exons ATGGCTGGCCAGACTGATCCTCATATTTCACTGTTTTCTCCACAAGAG GTTGAGTTTATGGCAGAGGACGAGCTGGTCGAGATTGTTCCTAATATGAACATGGAGCAACTCAATTTCATCAGT GGCGATTTCGGTCGGTTCATTCCTCAGATTCCGACAAAGGTGCCTCTGTGGCTTGCAGTGGCACTGAAGAGGAGAGGAAAATGCACTTTCCGGCCTCCGGGGTGGATGTCTGTTG ATAATTTGACTCAGATCTTGGAAGCAGAACGTGAATCTCAGTCGACATTCCAGGCATTACCATTTAGTTACGTGGAGATTGCCAGACTACTTTTTGACCA TGCACGTGACGATATTCCAGACATGTATATG GTGAGATCCCTAGTCGAGGACATCAGAGATGTACGGCTTCACAAACTTGAGACTAACTTAGGATCATTTCAAGGTACATCTGCAGTAAag ATCTCTAATGTATCGGCAATGGAAGTAAACATAGTACGCCCATTTGTGATAAGAGCCTTAGAAGCATTTTATAAGCATGACAAGCCAGAGGCTGATGTAGACAGAGACACCAGAAGTAGTAGACAACAGCGTGAAACCAACAATGAACCAAGG AGACCTCTAAGGCAACGCTAG
- the PSF2 gene encoding PSF2 (PSF2; FUNCTIONS IN: molecular_function unknown; INVOLVED IN: DNA replication; LOCATED IN: nucleus; EXPRESSED IN: 24 plant structures; EXPRESSED DURING: 15 growth stages; CONTAINS InterPro DOMAIN/s: GINS complex (InterPro:IPR021151), GINS complex, subunit Psf2 (InterPro:IPR007257), GINS complex, subunit Psf2, subgroup (InterPro:IPR016906); Has 35333 Blast hits to 34131 proteins in 2444 species: Archae - 798; Bacteria - 22429; Metazoa - 974; Fungi - 991; Plants - 531; Viruses - 0; Other Eukaryotes - 9610 (source: NCBI BLink).), which yields MAEDELVEIVPNMNMEQLNFISGDFGRFIPQIPTKVPLWLAVALKRRGKCTFRPPGWMSVDNLTQILEAERESQSTFQALPFSYVEIARLLFDHARDDIPDMYMVRSLVEDIRDVRLHKLETNLGSFQGTSAVKISNVSAMEVNIVRPFVIRALEAFYKHDKPEADVDRDTRSSRQQRETNNEPRRPLRQR from the exons ATGGCAGAGGACGAGCTGGTCGAGATTGTTCCTAATATGAACATGGAGCAACTCAATTTCATCAGT GGCGATTTCGGTCGGTTCATTCCTCAGATTCCGACAAAGGTGCCTCTGTGGCTTGCAGTGGCACTGAAGAGGAGAGGAAAATGCACTTTCCGGCCTCCGGGGTGGATGTCTGTTG ATAATTTGACTCAGATCTTGGAAGCAGAACGTGAATCTCAGTCGACATTCCAGGCATTACCATTTAGTTACGTGGAGATTGCCAGACTACTTTTTGACCA TGCACGTGACGATATTCCAGACATGTATATG GTGAGATCCCTAGTCGAGGACATCAGAGATGTACGGCTTCACAAACTTGAGACTAACTTAGGATCATTTCAAGGTACATCTGCAGTAAag ATCTCTAATGTATCGGCAATGGAAGTAAACATAGTACGCCCATTTGTGATAAGAGCCTTAGAAGCATTTTATAAGCATGACAAGCCAGAGGCTGATGTAGACAGAGACACCAGAAGTAGTAGACAACAGCGTGAAACCAACAATGAACCAAGG AGACCTCTAAGGCAACGCTAG
- the PSF2 gene encoding PSF2: MAGQTDPHISLFSPQEVEFMAEDELVEIVPNMNMEQLNFISGDFGRFIPQIPTKVPLWLAVALKRRGKCTFRPPGWMSVDNLTQILEAERESQSTFQALPFSYVEIARLLFDHARDDIPDMYMVRSLVEDIRDVRLHKLETNLGSFQDL, encoded by the exons ATGGCTGGCCAGACTGATCCTCATATTTCACTGTTTTCTCCACAAGAG GTTGAGTTTATGGCAGAGGACGAGCTGGTCGAGATTGTTCCTAATATGAACATGGAGCAACTCAATTTCATCAGT GGCGATTTCGGTCGGTTCATTCCTCAGATTCCGACAAAGGTGCCTCTGTGGCTTGCAGTGGCACTGAAGAGGAGAGGAAAATGCACTTTCCGGCCTCCGGGGTGGATGTCTGTTG ATAATTTGACTCAGATCTTGGAAGCAGAACGTGAATCTCAGTCGACATTCCAGGCATTACCATTTAGTTACGTGGAGATTGCCAGACTACTTTTTGACCA TGCACGTGACGATATTCCAGACATGTATATG GTGAGATCCCTAGTCGAGGACATCAGAGATGTACGGCTTCACAAACTTGAGACTAACTTAGGATCATTTCAAG ATCTCTAA
- a CDS encoding ternary complex factor MIP1 leucine-zipper protein (Protein of unknown function, DUF547) (Protein of unknown function, DUF547; CONTAINS InterPro DOMAIN/s: Protein of unknown function DUF547 (InterPro:IPR006869); BEST Arabidopsis thaliana protein match is: Protein of unknown function, DUF547 (TAIR:AT2G39690.1); Has 544 Blast hits to 542 proteins in 72 species: Archae - 7; Bacteria - 26; Metazoa - 31; Fungi - 0; Plants - 446; Viruses - 0; Other Eukaryotes - 34 (source: NCBI BLink).) → MKLEDLLVEDETKDQPGASVASLLDHHRRHPQPSLQQQPSKVNEHKSEEEKNDLIKKKQKRSLQREVMKMQGELEDEQALNKALRDMHRGPVMSQPRLSLLLLPPQVQELIEELATVEAEILCLEKRIQDLKLDVYSEKKENKELEDSIDEGEEERMMNPKRLLQRQNHLPCDADNDLIKMRSEDLKQRSKSQSYGDHHVVKDIQMNSPRTHASIGSTMEFSSRIHSSTFSDGMSRTQEKNNVQETTPNGVSEDLVKCLMGIYLELNRSSREREGSKTVSKLSLTHLKNASFKRKSVYDHNASNLDPYGAVMGTSLRDIGEYKNFIHITRTSIDVSRLSDCSTSLVNLRVLKEKLSKVDLSFLNHKKKMAFWINTYNACVMNGFLEHGLPSSKEKLLTILKMATIDVGGTQLSALDIEGSILQSPCEPRESVSAGESEVRIQTRYGFRCVEPNLMFVLCRGDWSSPALRVYTAEDVVNELIKARTEYLEASIGVSGRKKIVIPRFLHKRLRDFAEDEGSLIEWICSQLPPAQRCFQLKETAMEGLNKKSESQLKKLIEVRSHEYEFRYLLAL, encoded by the exons ATGAAACTGGAAGACTTACTTGTGGAAGACGAAACCAAAGATCAACCTGGCGCTAGCGTTGCGTCTCTTCTtgatcatcatcgtcgtcaCCCCCAGCCTTCCCTTCAACAACAA CCATCAAAAGTGAATGAGCATAAGagcgaagaagagaagaatgatttgatcaagaagaagcaaaagcgaAGTCTTCAAAGAGAAGTGATGAAAATGCAAGGAGAGCTAGAGGACGAACAAGCCTTAAACAAGGCTCTACGTGATATGCATCGTGGTCCCGTCATGTCTCAGCCTCGTCTCTCTTTattgcttcttcctcctcaG GTTCAAGAGCTAATAGAGGAGCTTGCGACGGTTGAGGCAGAGATACTCTGTCTTGAGAAACGAATCCAAGACTTGAAACTTGATGTGTATAGtgagaaaaaagagaacaaagaacTTGAAGACAGTattgatgaaggagaagaagagaggatgatgaaCCCTAAGAGACTACTACAAAGGCAGAATCATCTTCCTTGCGACGCTGACAATGACCTTATAAAGATGAGATCTGAGGATCTAAAACAGAGATCAAAGTCCCAGAGTTATGGAGATCATCATGTTGTCAAGGATATTCAAATGAACAGTCCACGTACTCATGCGTCAATTGGATCAACCATGGAGTTCTCATCAAGAATCCATTCTTCGACTTTTTCTGATGGAATGTCAAGAACACAAGAGAAGAATAATGTGCAAGAGACGACACCAAATGGAGTATCGGAAGATCTGGTGAAGTGCTTGATGGGAATCTATCTGGAACTCAACAGGTCATCGCGTGAGCGAGAAGGGTCAAAAACTGTTTCAAAGCTGAGCCTCACACACCTCAAGAACGCTTCTTTCAAACGCAAATCGGTGTATGACCATAACGCATCTAATCTTGATCCATATGGAGCTGTCATGGGGACTTCTCTTAGAGACATAGGAGAATACAAGAACTTCATCCATATCACTCGAACCTCCATTGATGTTAGCCGTTTATCCGATTGCTCCACTTCTCTTGTCAATTTGAG GGTTTTGAAGGAGAAGTTGAGCAAAGTGgatttgagtttcttgaaCCACAAGAAAAAGATGGCATTCTGGATCAATACCTACAACGCCTGCGTTATGAAT gGATTTTTGGAACACGGACTACCTTCATCAAAGGAAAAACTGCTGACCATTCTCAAAATG GCAACAATTGACGTGGGAGGTACACAACTGTCTGCTCTAGATATCGAAGGATCCATCTTGCAGAGTCCATGCGAACCTAGGGAATCT GTTTCAGCCGGTGAAAGCGAAGTGAGAATACAGACACGCTACGGATTCAGATGCGTAGAGCCAAACCTAATGTTCGTGCTTTGTCGTGGAGATTGGTCTTCACCTGCA TTGAGAGTTTATACAGCAGAAGATGTGGTGAACGAACTAATCAAAGCAAGAACAGAGTATCTAGAAGCTTCCATCGGTGTCTCGGGAAGGAAAAAGATTGTGATTCCGCGATTCTTGCATAAACGTCTACGGGATTTCGCTGAGGATGAAGGCTCGTTAATTGAATGGATATGCAGCCAATTACCACCAGCCCAACGTTGCTTTCAGCTCAAGGAAACAGCGATGGAGGGGTTGAACAAGAAAAGTGAATCTCAATTGAAAAAACTGATAGAAGTGAGGTCTCACGAATACGAGTTTCGTTATCTCTTGGCattgtaa